In Quercus robur chromosome 11, dhQueRobu3.1, whole genome shotgun sequence, the following proteins share a genomic window:
- the LOC126707054 gene encoding SKP1-like protein 1A isoform X2: MASSSTSVVVSNKEKENTKKVILKSSDGESFEVDESVATESQTIKHIIEDGCADNEIPLPNVTSGILSRVIEYCKKHKEAAGESEPSVTPYTSNSTTDPLAEWDTEFVKAANYLNIKGLLDLTCKTVADMMKGKTPEEIRETFHIKNDYTPEEEAEVRKENQWAFE, translated from the exons ATGGCGTCGTCTTCAACAAGCGTGGTGGTGAGTAACAAGGAGAAGGAGAACACGAAGAAGGTGATCCTGAAAAGCTCAGACGGCGAGTCCTTTGAGGTGGACGAGAGCGTGGCTACGGAGTCACAGACCATAAAGCACATAATCGAAGATGGCTGCGCCGACAATGAGATACCATTGCCAAACGTCACGAGTGGCATTCTTTCACGGGTCATCGAGTACTGCAAGAAGCACAAAGAGGCTGCTGGCGAGTCTGAGCCCTCTGTGACCCCTTACACTTCCAACAGTACCACCGACCCACTCGCTGAATGGGACACTGAGTTCGTCAAG GCGGCCAACTATTTGAACATTAAGGGGCTGTTGGACTTGACTTGCAAGACTGTGGCAGACATGATGAAGGGAAAGACTCCAGAAGAGATTCGCGAGACATTCCACATCAAGAATGATTACACTccagaagaagaagcagaggttCGGAAGGAGAACCAATGGGCATTTGAGTGA
- the LOC126707054 gene encoding SKP1-like protein 1A isoform X1, with amino-acid sequence MASSSTSVVVSNKEKENTKKVILKSSDGESFEVDESVATESQTIKHIIEDGCADNEIPLPNVTSGILSRVIEYCKKHKEAAGESEPSVTPYTSNSTTDPLAEWDTEFVKVDQNTLFDLILAANYLNIKGLLDLTCKTVADMMKGKTPEEIRETFHIKNDYTPEEEAEVRKENQWAFE; translated from the exons ATGGCGTCGTCTTCAACAAGCGTGGTGGTGAGTAACAAGGAGAAGGAGAACACGAAGAAGGTGATCCTGAAAAGCTCAGACGGCGAGTCCTTTGAGGTGGACGAGAGCGTGGCTACGGAGTCACAGACCATAAAGCACATAATCGAAGATGGCTGCGCCGACAATGAGATACCATTGCCAAACGTCACGAGTGGCATTCTTTCACGGGTCATCGAGTACTGCAAGAAGCACAAAGAGGCTGCTGGCGAGTCTGAGCCCTCTGTGACCCCTTACACTTCCAACAGTACCACCGACCCACTCGCTGAATGGGACACTGAGTTCGTCAAGGTTGATCAGAACACTCTCTTCGACCTCATTCTG GCGGCCAACTATTTGAACATTAAGGGGCTGTTGGACTTGACTTGCAAGACTGTGGCAGACATGATGAAGGGAAAGACTCCAGAAGAGATTCGCGAGACATTCCACATCAAGAATGATTACACTccagaagaagaagcagaggttCGGAAGGAGAACCAATGGGCATTTGAGTGA